In a genomic window of Phragmites australis chromosome 14, lpPhrAust1.1, whole genome shotgun sequence:
- the LOC133890221 gene encoding uncharacterized protein LOC133890221, giving the protein MEIQRSEIKTRVVPFHGITPNSSTMPLDQIELLVTFATLDNFCTEKLTFDVTDFETVYNVILGRQMLGMFMAVVQYAYQAFKIPGPNGAITVKGGQRAAVRCDMQSLDMVEYFSRVAITPKDANS; this is encoded by the coding sequence ATGGAAATCCAGAGGTCAGAGATTAAGACTAGAGTCGtgcctttccacggcataactcctAACTCATCAACCATGCCTCTTGACCAGATCGAGCTGCTGGTTACGTTTGCCACGCTCGACAACTTCTGCACAGAAAAGCTAACCTTTGATGTCACGGACTTCGAGACAGTGTATAATGTGATCCTAGGTCGCCAAATGCTGGGCATgttcatggcggtggttcaATATGCCTACCAAGCATTTAAGATCCCAGGTCCCAATGGGGCCATTACGGTTAAAGGCGGTCAGCGCGCAGCGGTTAGATGCGACATGCAAAGCCTTGATATGGTTGAATACTTCAGTCGAGTGGCCATCACTCCTAAGGACGCAAATTCTTAG
- the LOC133891794 gene encoding uncharacterized protein LOC133891794, with protein MALVGFGTVAPAVASSAERRLGRRAARPSTAHVPAATKVVTAKVEEEKGLFDLIFGALYKEEQLLETDPILNKVEGRAAAAAPKAGTVAKKKAAGDDGGFSIGGLFSKKG; from the coding sequence ATGGCATTGGTAGGCTTCGGCACGGTCGCGCCGGCGGTGGCATCGTCGGCGGAGAGGCGCCTGGGCCGCCGCGCGGCACGCCCGTCGACCGCCCACGTCCCTGCCGCGACGAAGGTCGTCACGgcgaaggtggaggaggagaaggggctGTTCGACCTCATATTTGGCGCCCTGTACAAGGAGGAGCAGCTGCTGGAGACGGACCCCATCCTCAACAAGGTCGAGGGgagggccgccgccgcagcccccaaggccggcacggtggccaagaagaaggccgccggcgacgacggcgggTTCAGCATCGGCGGACTCTTCTCCAAGAAAGGGTGA
- the LOC133890144 gene encoding DIMBOA UDP-glucosyltransferase BX8-like produces the protein MADDGRAPTSRRVVMFPLPFRSHITPMLQLAGLLRARGLGVTVLHTDFNAPDAAQHPEFTFVSIRESLPEEVVAANADMVEQMVGLNTACEAPFQAALRGLLHRQEPRDVACVVVDGQWYAMLGAARRAGVPALVLRADSAATFLSMLATPRLCAAGYFPIEEERLDELVPGLEPLRVRDLIRVDGSDEETVLRFITLIADAMRASSSGVVLNTFDALEAPELAKIERELSHPAFAVGPLHMVSPAAVEHGLHAPDRGCLAWLDAHPPRSVLYVSLGSVARVDRSVFEEMAWGLASSSVPFLWVVRPGFVRGVSEDVPQMPDGVNEEVRNRGKVVAWAPQREVLAHTAIGAFWTHCGWNSTMETICEGVPMLAQPCFADQTVNARYVTRRWGIGLQVGEVFERATVAKAITRLMDGEQGAHASRERARLLKMQTSQCIVKGGSASLALDNLVDYMVSLSFEHVSMRN, from the exons ATGGCCGACGACGGACGAGCTCCCACCAGCCGCCGCGTCGTGATGTTCCCTTTACCGTTCCGGAGCCACATCACCCCGATGCTCCAGCTTGCAGGGCTCCTCCGCGCGCGGGGCCTCGGCGTCACTGTGCTCCACACCGACTTCAACGCCCCTGATGCCGCGCAGCACCCGGAATTCACCTTCGTCTCCATCCGCGAGTCGCTCCCCGAAGAGGTCGTCGCTGCCAACGCCGACATGGTCGAGCAGATGGTGGGTCTGAACACCGCCTGCGAGGCGCCGTTCCAGGCGGCGCTCAGGGGGCTGCTGCACAGGCAGGAACCACGCGACGTGGCCTGCGTGGTGGTCGATGGGCAGTGGTACGCGATGCTAGGCGCGGCCAGGCGTGCCGGCGTCCCCGCGCTCGTGCTGCGTGCGGACAGCGCCGCCACGTTCCTCAGCATGCTCGCCACCCCGCGGTTGTGCGCCGCTGGCTATTTCCCTATCGAAG AGGAGCGGCTGGACGAGCTGGTGCCGGGTCTCGAGCCGCTCCGGGTGCGAGACCTCATCCGCGTCGACGGCAGCGACGAGGAGACGGTGCTCCGTTTCATCACCTTGATCGCCGACGCCATGCGGGCCTCGTCGTCCGGCGTGGTGCTCAATACGTTCGACGCCCTCGAGGCCCCGGAGCTGGCCAAGATCGAGCGCGAGCTGTCCCACCCGGCCTTCGCGGTTGGGCCGCTGCACATGGTGTCTCCTGCGGCGGTGGAGCACGGCCTGCACGCGCCGGACCGCGGCTGCCTGGCGTGGCTTGACGCGCACCCTCCACGCTCCGTGCTGTACGTGAGCCTGGGGAGCGTGGCGCGCGTGGACCGATCCGTGTTCGAGGAGATGGCGTGGGGGCTGGCCAGCAGCAGCGTGCCGTTCCTGTGGGTCGTCCGGCCCGGCTTCGTCCGCGGCGTCAGCGAGGACGTTCCACAAATGCCGGATGGGGTCAACGAGGAGGTAAGGAACAGAGGTAAGGTGGTGGCATGGGCGCCACAGAGAGAAGTCTTGGCGCACACTGCAATTGGTGCGTTCTGGACGCACTGCGGGTGGAACTCGACGATGGAGACGATATGTGAAGGGGTGCCAATGCTTGCACAACCTTGCTTCGCGGATCAGACGGTGAATGCGAGGTATGTGACGCGCCGGTGGGGCATTGGGTTGCAGGTGGGGGAGGTGTTTGAGAGGGCCACCGTGGCGAAGGCGATCACAAGACTGATGGATGGGGAACAAGGGGCACATGCGTCGAGGGAGAGGGCGCGCCTTTTGAAGATGCAGACAAGTCAATGCATTGTGAAAGGAGGATCAGCTAGTTTGGCCCTCGATAATCTAGTCGACTACATGGTCTCTTTGAGCTTTGAGCATGTTTCCATGAGAAATTga